A region from the Parasphingopyxis sp. CP4 genome encodes:
- the tsf gene encoding translation elongation factor Ts → MADFSAKDVKELRDRTGAGMMDSKKALQENGGDIEAAVDWLRTKGLAAAAKKAGRTAAEGLVGVSVDGTTGAAVEVNSETDFVAKNDQFQDFVGTVTNIALGVDADLEALKAADYAGGENVEEKLTANIATIGENQSLRRVAKTSVDQGVVVSYVHNAAAPGMGKIGVLVALESAAAADVLEPLGKQLAMHIAAASPMALTGDDLDADMIERERAIAQEKAAESGKPDNIVEKMVEGSIAKYRKENALMSQVFVMDNKTKIEDVVAQAGKEAGSEIVLKDFIRFQLGEGIEKKEENFAEEVAAAVGA, encoded by the coding sequence ATGGCCGATTTTTCAGCCAAGGACGTAAAAGAACTGCGCGATCGTACCGGCGCAGGCATGATGGATTCGAAGAAAGCGCTCCAGGAAAATGGCGGCGATATCGAAGCAGCAGTTGATTGGCTGCGCACCAAGGGCCTTGCCGCGGCCGCCAAGAAAGCTGGCCGCACGGCCGCTGAAGGCCTGGTTGGCGTTTCTGTCGACGGCACGACCGGCGCGGCAGTCGAAGTCAATTCGGAAACCGATTTCGTTGCGAAGAACGATCAGTTCCAGGATTTCGTCGGCACGGTTACTAATATTGCACTTGGCGTTGATGCAGATCTCGAAGCGCTCAAAGCGGCTGATTATGCTGGTGGCGAGAATGTCGAAGAGAAACTGACTGCTAACATCGCCACGATCGGCGAAAATCAGAGTCTGCGCCGTGTGGCGAAGACATCGGTCGATCAGGGTGTTGTCGTTTCCTATGTCCATAATGCTGCGGCACCGGGCATGGGCAAGATCGGCGTGCTCGTGGCATTGGAAAGTGCCGCCGCCGCTGATGTGCTCGAACCGCTCGGCAAACAGCTTGCGATGCACATCGCTGCGGCTTCGCCAATGGCGTTGACCGGTGACGATCTCGACGCGGACATGATTGAGCGTGAGCGCGCAATCGCCCAGGAAAAGGCTGCTGAGTCCGGCAAGCCTGACAATATCGTCGAGAAGATGGTCGAAGGTTCGATCGCGAAATACCGCAAGGAAAACGCGCTGATGAGCCAGGTTTTCGTCATGGATAACAAGACGAAGATCGAAGACGTAGTCGCCCAGGCCGGCAAGGAAGCCGGTTCGGAGATCGTCCTCAAAGACTTTATCCGCTTCCAGCTCGGTGAAGGCATCGAGAAGAAGGAAGAGAATTTTGCTGAGGAAGTGGCGGCTGCAGTCGGCGCATAG
- the pyrH gene encoding UMP kinase — protein MSRPHYNRILLKLSGEALMGDGQFGIDPETTARMAQEVAAAKEAGHEMCLVVGGGNIFRGLAAAAKGFDRTSADYMGMLATVMNALAVQNALEQIGQDTRVLSAIPMDTVCEPYIRRRAMRHMERGRIVIFAAGTGNPYFTTDTAAALRAAEMGCDALLKGTSVDGVYDADPKQVADATRYETLSYNRVLSDNLKVMDAAAVALCRDNDIPIVVFNIRETGNLANVLKGDGTATTVQQEGDA, from the coding sequence ATGTCCCGCCCGCATTATAACCGCATCCTCCTCAAACTGTCTGGCGAAGCCCTGATGGGCGACGGCCAATTCGGTATCGATCCCGAAACAACAGCCCGCATGGCGCAAGAGGTAGCCGCAGCGAAAGAAGCGGGCCACGAAATGTGCCTCGTCGTCGGTGGTGGCAATATTTTCCGTGGCTTAGCGGCTGCGGCCAAGGGTTTTGATCGGACCAGCGCCGATTATATGGGCATGCTGGCCACGGTCATGAACGCGCTCGCGGTCCAAAATGCGCTCGAGCAGATAGGTCAAGACACCCGCGTTCTTTCAGCGATCCCGATGGATACGGTCTGCGAGCCCTATATTCGGCGCCGTGCGATGCGCCATATGGAACGCGGGCGCATCGTGATTTTTGCAGCCGGTACGGGCAATCCCTACTTCACAACCGATACTGCGGCTGCCTTGCGGGCGGCCGAAATGGGCTGCGATGCGCTGCTCAAGGGTACCAGCGTCGATGGCGTCTATGATGCCGATCCGAAGCAGGTTGCCGATGCGACGCGCTACGAAACGCTCAGCTATAATCGTGTCCTGTCCGACAATTTGAAGGTCATGGATGCGGCGGCTGTCGCACTATGTCGCGACAATGACATTCCGATCGTTGTGTTCAACATCCGCGAGACCGGCAATCTGGCCAATGTTCTCAAAGGTGATGGAACGGCAACGACCGTGCAACAAGAAGGAGACGCCTGA
- the frr gene encoding ribosome recycling factor, translating to MAQYDKGDLERRMNGAIESLRGDLGGLRTGRANISLLDPVQVEVYGSNMPLNQVATVSAPEPRMLTVQVWDGSNVQPVEKAIRAAGLGLNPQLDGQMIRLPIPDLTEERRKELAKLAGQYAEKAKIAVRNVRRDGMDALKADENKKEIGEDEKKRSEADVQKLTDDKIAEIDTISGEKESEILEL from the coding sequence ATGGCGCAATATGACAAGGGCGATCTTGAGCGTCGCATGAATGGCGCGATTGAATCGCTGCGTGGCGATCTTGGCGGCCTGCGGACGGGCCGGGCCAATATTTCGCTGCTCGATCCGGTTCAGGTCGAAGTCTATGGCAGCAATATGCCGCTCAACCAGGTGGCCACTGTCAGTGCTCCGGAACCACGGATGCTGACGGTGCAGGTTTGGGATGGCTCCAATGTGCAGCCGGTTGAAAAAGCGATCCGCGCGGCGGGCCTCGGCCTTAATCCGCAGCTTGATGGCCAGATGATCCGCCTGCCAATCCCCGATCTCACTGAAGAGCGCCGCAAGGAGCTTGCCAAACTCGCAGGCCAATATGCCGAAAAAGCCAAGATCGCGGTGCGCAACGTCCGGCGTGATGGCATGGATGCGCTGAAGGCTGACGAGAATAAGAAGGAAATTGGCGAAGACGAGAAGAAGCGCTCCGAAGCCGATGTCCAGAAGCTGACCGATGACAAAATTGCCGAGATCGACACAATTTCCGGCGAGAAAGAATCGGAAATTCTCGAACTGTGA